A genomic region of Friedmanniella luteola contains the following coding sequences:
- a CDS encoding ATP-binding cassette domain-containing protein — MSTRPLLEVDGLGLRTPSGPVFTDLSFTVPRGALTAVVGPSGSGRSALLLALGGRVRGLTGTVRLGERSLRSRPRDLRVRTAVARLGTLVQPEGRLTVGESITERALVDGVPDRVAAAAVARAEEVLGTTSDRSALVDELSAYDRALLCVGLALVRPADLVLLDDADRALDLADQRRLLEALARLCAAGQTLVVSTTEAASLPPGTHVVELRPTAPAAAPTAVPAPDPTSPEKTS; from the coding sequence ATGAGCACCCGCCCCCTCCTCGAGGTCGACGGGCTGGGCCTGCGGACGCCGTCCGGCCCGGTCTTCACGGACCTGTCCTTCACGGTCCCGCGCGGGGCGCTCACCGCCGTCGTCGGGCCGTCGGGCAGCGGACGCTCGGCGCTGCTGCTGGCCCTCGGCGGACGGGTGCGCGGACTCACCGGAACCGTGCGGCTGGGGGAGCGGAGCCTCCGCAGCCGTCCCCGCGACCTGCGGGTCCGCACCGCGGTCGCCCGGCTGGGCACGCTGGTGCAGCCCGAGGGCCGGCTCACCGTCGGGGAGTCGATCACCGAGCGCGCCCTGGTCGACGGCGTGCCCGACCGCGTGGCCGCCGCGGCCGTCGCGCGGGCGGAGGAGGTCCTCGGCACCACGTCCGACCGCTCCGCGCTGGTGGACGAGCTGAGCGCCTACGACCGGGCCCTGCTCTGCGTGGGGCTCGCGCTGGTCCGGCCCGCCGACCTGGTGCTGCTCGACGACGCCGACCGCGCCCTCGACCTCGCCGACCAGCGGCGGCTGCTGGAAGCGCTCGCCCGGCTGTGCGCCGCCGGGCAGACCCTCGTGGTCAGCACCACCGAGGCCGCGTCCCTGCCGCCCGGCACCCACGTCGTCGAGCTGCGGCCGACGGCTCCCGCGGCCGCCCCCACCGCCGTTCCCGCCCCCGACCCGACCTCACCTGAGAAGACCTCCTGA
- a CDS encoding TetR/AcrR family transcriptional regulator codes for MSTETTRQTRSRPRRADVRAQVIQAAAEAFAAHSYADVSVTAIAASAGFTKGAVYSNFGGKPQLFAAVFAEQFTELVGGALSDALAAVDVPGSDAPRAVAASLTRGVVRGPLPALLAEFRGLAARDPELAAVYSGLRLRQRLELEELLRGVADRFGVPDGLDLTVAATLLLTTVNSLAVEHATAPEAFPADLVEAILTHVMTGILA; via the coding sequence ATGAGCACCGAGACCACCCGCCAGACCCGGAGCCGACCCCGTCGCGCCGACGTCCGCGCCCAGGTCATCCAGGCCGCCGCCGAGGCGTTCGCCGCGCACTCCTACGCCGACGTCTCGGTCACGGCCATCGCGGCGTCGGCCGGCTTCACCAAGGGCGCCGTCTACTCCAACTTCGGCGGCAAGCCGCAGCTGTTCGCGGCCGTCTTCGCCGAGCAGTTCACCGAGCTGGTCGGCGGCGCCCTGAGCGACGCGCTCGCCGCCGTCGACGTGCCCGGCAGCGACGCCCCCCGCGCGGTCGCCGCGTCCCTCACCCGCGGGGTCGTCCGGGGCCCGCTGCCCGCGCTGCTGGCCGAGTTCCGCGGGCTGGCCGCCCGCGACCCGGAGCTGGCCGCCGTCTACTCCGGTCTGCGGCTGCGGCAGCGGCTGGAGCTGGAGGAGCTGCTCCGCGGCGTGGCCGACCGCTTCGGGGTCCCCGACGGCCTCGACCTGACCGTGGCGGCCACCCTGCTGCTGACCACCGTCAACAGCCTCGCCGTCGAGCACGCCACGGCGCCCGAGGCGTTCCCCGCGGACCTGGTCGAGGCGATCCTCACCCACGTGATGACCGGCATCCTGGCATGA
- a CDS encoding DinB family protein: MTDHLRVDLSHSRFEEVDFSRSRFHNVYFRDTVIRGAWLERVEIDGYLEDVTVNGVEIGPLVEAELDRRDPDRALVRPTGAEGFRQAWDVVGRRWEVAVQRARALPEDLLHERVDGEWSFVETLRHLVFATDAWVLRAVLGDPAPYHPLGLAHTEMPADTPGVPHEGAVRPSLEEVLAVRAGRVATVAQVLRELTDDRLDAMTAPVLEPGYPEPGPHPLRRCLGAVVSEEWMHREYAERDLAHLERRST; the protein is encoded by the coding sequence GTGACGGACCACCTGCGCGTCGACCTGAGCCACAGCCGCTTCGAGGAGGTCGACTTCAGCCGGTCGCGCTTCCACAACGTCTACTTCCGGGACACCGTGATCCGGGGCGCCTGGCTGGAGCGGGTGGAGATCGACGGCTACCTCGAGGACGTGACGGTCAACGGGGTGGAGATCGGTCCGCTGGTCGAGGCCGAGCTGGACCGCCGCGACCCCGACCGCGCCCTCGTGCGCCCGACCGGTGCCGAGGGGTTCCGGCAGGCGTGGGATGTCGTCGGCCGCCGCTGGGAGGTCGCGGTGCAGCGCGCCCGGGCGCTCCCCGAGGACCTGCTGCACGAACGCGTCGACGGCGAGTGGTCCTTCGTCGAGACGCTGCGGCACCTGGTGTTCGCCACCGACGCCTGGGTGCTCCGGGCCGTCCTGGGCGACCCGGCGCCGTACCACCCGCTCGGCCTCGCCCACACCGAGATGCCGGCCGACACCCCGGGCGTCCCCCACGAGGGCGCGGTCCGGCCCTCCCTCGAGGAGGTCCTCGCCGTGCGCGCCGGCCGGGTGGCGACGGTGGCGCAGGTGCTGCGCGAGCTGACCGACGATCGGCTCGACGCCATGACGGCGCCGGTGCTGGAGCCCGGCTACCCGGAGCCCGGGCCGCACCCGCTGCGCCGCTGCCTGGGCGCGGTGGTGAGCGAGGAGTGGATGCACCGGGAGTACGCGGAGCGCGACCTCGCCCACCTCGAGCGGCGGTCGACGTGA